The following proteins are encoded in a genomic region of Gimesia algae:
- a CDS encoding glycine--tRNA ligase, giving the protein MKKEMEKIVALCKRRGFIFQSSEIYGGLQGFWDYGPLGVELKRNVREAWWSDMITTHNELVAPEGAPKPFSMTGVETTIIMHPSVWKSSGHFDLFHDFMVDSKESKARFRVDHVSVAVAYAADKTPIACETYMADIGEEGLSKTKRKRLEKTIAEYEKEHGLDASETPQITVCNLMEYRKKMADANIPTTGKLEARCPETGGELTEPREFNLMFKTIIGALAGEEGTAFLRPETAQGMFVNFKNVVDSGRVKVPFGIAQIGKSFRNEITPRNYIFRSREFEQMEMEFFCHPDESFEWYQYWRDRRYAWYIKHGIAKENLILRDHTQEELAHYSVGTADVEYAFPFMEEDEYGELEGIAHRGDFDLRSHMEGKLVREGDQLVVEKNEHGQPKYKGSGKDLTYFDDQTRERFIPHVIEPAAGADRATLAFLCEAYYEDEQPDEKGNMQTRTVMRFHPRLAPVKVAVFPLIKKAGMPEIASSIYQRLKSAGIQAVYDQQGAIGRRYRRQDEIGTPFCLTVDGETEQDNCVTLRDRDTLEQVRIPIDDVVTEIHKRIYG; this is encoded by the coding sequence ATGAAAAAAGAGATGGAGAAAATCGTAGCGTTGTGTAAACGGCGCGGGTTTATTTTTCAGTCGTCTGAAATTTACGGCGGTCTGCAGGGGTTCTGGGATTATGGTCCGCTGGGAGTCGAACTCAAGCGGAATGTGAGAGAGGCCTGGTGGTCTGATATGATTACCACTCACAATGAGCTGGTCGCTCCGGAAGGGGCTCCCAAACCGTTCTCCATGACAGGAGTCGAAACCACGATTATCATGCACCCCAGCGTCTGGAAAAGTTCCGGGCACTTTGATCTGTTTCATGATTTTATGGTTGATTCTAAAGAGTCCAAAGCCCGGTTTCGTGTTGACCACGTTTCGGTGGCCGTGGCCTACGCTGCCGACAAAACGCCCATAGCCTGTGAAACCTATATGGCTGATATCGGTGAAGAAGGACTCTCAAAAACCAAACGCAAGCGTCTGGAAAAAACGATTGCAGAATACGAAAAAGAGCACGGTCTGGACGCGAGTGAAACGCCACAGATTACGGTCTGTAATCTGATGGAATATCGGAAGAAAATGGCGGATGCGAATATTCCCACCACCGGAAAACTGGAAGCACGCTGTCCGGAAACCGGGGGCGAACTGACCGAGCCACGCGAATTTAACCTGATGTTCAAGACGATCATTGGGGCACTCGCGGGTGAAGAAGGAACCGCGTTTCTGCGGCCGGAAACCGCACAGGGGATGTTTGTGAACTTCAAAAATGTGGTCGACAGCGGGCGTGTCAAAGTGCCTTTCGGGATCGCACAGATCGGTAAAAGTTTCCGGAATGAAATTACACCCCGAAACTACATCTTCCGTTCCCGTGAATTCGAACAGATGGAAATGGAGTTCTTCTGTCATCCGGATGAATCGTTTGAGTGGTACCAGTACTGGCGTGATCGTCGGTATGCCTGGTACATCAAACATGGGATTGCTAAAGAGAATCTGATTCTGCGCGATCATACCCAGGAAGAACTGGCTCATTATTCGGTGGGAACCGCTGATGTGGAATATGCCTTCCCTTTCATGGAAGAGGATGAATATGGAGAACTGGAAGGGATTGCCCATCGCGGTGATTTCGACTTGCGTTCGCACATGGAAGGTAAGCTGGTTCGTGAAGGTGACCAACTGGTCGTGGAGAAGAATGAGCATGGTCAGCCTAAGTATAAAGGGAGTGGTAAGGATCTGACTTACTTTGATGATCAGACCCGCGAGCGGTTCATTCCGCATGTGATTGAGCCGGCCGCCGGTGCTGACCGAGCAACGCTGGCATTTCTCTGTGAAGCCTATTACGAAGATGAACAACCCGATGAAAAGGGGAATATGCAGACTAGGACCGTGATGCGGTTTCATCCGCGACTGGCTCCTGTGAAAGTCGCCGTTTTCCCGTTGATCAAAAAAGCGGGTATGCCGGAAATCGCTTCCTCCATTTACCAGCGTCTGAAATCCGCGGGAATTCAAGCGGTTTATGATCAGCAGGGGGCCATTGGCCGCCGATATCGTCGTCAGGACGAGATTGGAACACCTTTCTGCTTGACAGTGGATGGGGAAACAGAACAGGATAACTGTGTGACACTGCGTGATCGTGATACACTGGAACAGGTCAGGATTCCGATTGACGATGTCGTTACAGAGATCCATAAACGAATTTACGGCTGA
- a CDS encoding 2-phosphosulfolactate phosphatase, which produces MPDEIRTCLLPVLSQPEDFSGSTAVILDILRASSTITTALHSSAAAVIPCEEIEQAQQIAGKLNETADSEVLLGGERGGIMIEGFDLDNSPARYSTEVVAGKQIVFTTSNGTRALKRAIQANRILIGSFLNLAAVVNELSQSSGVIYLVCAGTDGAITGEDCLCAGAIAAGLQEMTSYKLTLDDATRMVVDYYQTQVSRPDGLLTAMRASQGGRNLIQRGFEEDIQLCSDRDCYPVLPEFSHESGKIMLSSAG; this is translated from the coding sequence ATGCCTGATGAAATTCGAACCTGCTTACTGCCTGTCTTGTCACAACCGGAAGACTTTTCGGGGAGCACTGCTGTGATTCTCGATATTCTTCGCGCTTCCTCTACGATTACGACTGCATTGCATTCCAGTGCCGCTGCTGTGATTCCCTGTGAAGAAATTGAGCAAGCACAGCAGATCGCCGGGAAACTGAATGAAACTGCTGATTCAGAGGTATTACTCGGGGGCGAACGCGGGGGAATCATGATCGAGGGATTTGATCTGGATAACTCCCCTGCCCGTTATTCTACGGAAGTGGTTGCTGGAAAACAGATCGTGTTTACGACGAGTAATGGAACACGGGCTTTGAAACGCGCGATTCAGGCAAATCGAATACTGATTGGTTCGTTTTTGAATCTGGCTGCGGTCGTGAATGAATTGAGTCAAAGTTCGGGTGTGATTTACCTGGTCTGTGCGGGAACAGATGGAGCGATTACGGGAGAAGACTGTCTCTGTGCAGGGGCAATTGCTGCAGGACTGCAGGAGATGACCAGTTATAAGCTAACGCTGGATGATGCAACCAGGATGGTCGTCGACTATTATCAAACGCAGGTCAGCCGTCCAGATGGGTTGCTGACAGCGATGCGTGCCAGTCAGGGGGGACGTAATCTGATTCAACGTGGCTTTGAAGAGGATATTCAACTATGTTCTGACCGAGATTGTTACCCGGTACTGCCTGAGTTCAGTCACGAATCAGGAAAAATCATGTTATCTTCAGCAGGCTGA
- the purD gene encoding phosphoribosylamine--glycine ligase gives MKVLVIGQGGREHALVWKLAQSESVSQVFCAPGNAGTQLDGTNVAISVSDIPKMVAFAKEEAIQLAIVGPEVPLVAGMSDALRAAGISVFGPSKAAAELEGSKSFAKQMMWKANVPTAKSETFNNFEAAEAYLEEREEQPLVIKADGLAAGKGVLICDTKQEALDAIKSLMKIREFGDAGRTVIIEEKLIGQEVSILAIVSGSTIVPLETSQDHKAAYDGDKGPNTGGMGAYSPAPLVTPELMDEIIEKILVPMVNVMKIEDRPFNGVLYAGLMITNQGPKVLEFNVRFGDPEAQPVLMRLKTDLAQLLLAAAEERLDEIDDLEWDERPAVCVVMASEGYPEEYKKGRVIRGLGEAAELADTKVFHAGTTMKDDQVVTDGGRVLGVTAIGESISQAKLKAYQAVKCIRWDGAWCRKDISDKAR, from the coding sequence ATGAAAGTTTTAGTGATTGGTCAGGGAGGCCGCGAACACGCACTGGTCTGGAAACTGGCCCAGTCGGAGAGTGTCAGTCAGGTCTTTTGTGCACCTGGAAACGCCGGGACCCAGTTGGACGGAACGAATGTCGCTATCAGCGTCAGTGATATCCCGAAGATGGTGGCTTTTGCCAAAGAAGAAGCGATCCAACTGGCGATTGTCGGTCCTGAGGTGCCTCTGGTCGCCGGGATGTCAGATGCACTGCGCGCCGCCGGGATCTCAGTATTTGGACCATCCAAGGCAGCCGCTGAACTGGAAGGCAGTAAATCATTTGCCAAGCAGATGATGTGGAAGGCCAATGTTCCCACAGCCAAGTCGGAGACATTTAACAATTTTGAAGCAGCCGAAGCCTATCTGGAAGAACGCGAAGAACAACCTCTGGTGATCAAGGCCGATGGCCTGGCAGCTGGTAAAGGCGTTTTGATCTGCGATACCAAACAGGAAGCCCTTGACGCCATCAAGTCTCTGATGAAAATTCGCGAATTTGGGGATGCGGGGAGAACCGTCATCATCGAAGAAAAGCTGATCGGTCAGGAAGTCAGTATCCTGGCAATCGTCAGTGGATCGACGATTGTTCCTCTGGAAACATCACAGGATCACAAAGCAGCCTACGATGGTGACAAAGGTCCTAATACCGGCGGGATGGGAGCTTACAGCCCTGCTCCCCTGGTCACACCTGAATTGATGGACGAGATCATCGAGAAAATTCTCGTGCCGATGGTCAACGTCATGAAAATCGAAGACCGTCCTTTTAATGGAGTTCTCTACGCTGGCCTGATGATTACTAATCAGGGGCCCAAAGTACTGGAATTCAATGTCCGTTTCGGAGATCCCGAAGCTCAGCCGGTACTGATGCGGCTCAAGACAGACCTGGCACAACTGCTGCTGGCGGCTGCGGAAGAGCGCCTGGACGAAATTGATGACCTGGAGTGGGACGAGCGACCGGCTGTTTGTGTGGTGATGGCATCGGAAGGCTATCCTGAAGAGTATAAAAAAGGGCGAGTCATTCGCGGCTTGGGTGAAGCGGCCGAACTGGCTGATACCAAAGTGTTTCACGCGGGAACTACCATGAAAGACGATCAGGTCGTGACCGACGGTGGTCGTGTTCTGGGAGTGACTGCGATTGGTGAAAGCATCAGTCAGGCAAAACTGAAAGCGTATCAGGCGGTCAAATGTATCCGCTGGGATGGGGCCTGGTGCCGCAAGGATATTTCAGATAAGGCTCGCTGA
- a CDS encoding aspartate-semialdehyde dehydrogenase — translation MFDTVAIIGATGAVGHIMRKLLEDRNFQAKQFRFLASARSAGKTLEFQGKTYTLEELTKDSFAGVELVIASTPDDVAAEFLPSAVEAGAIVIDESGYWRMKPEVALVIPEINPEAALEAKGIIASPNCSTTQMVMALKPLHDASPVRRVIVSTYQATSGAGIAGTSDLLEGSRAYLEGKKHDYQVFDHPIAFNAIPQIGSEKEDGYTSEEMKMVYETRKILGDESIQINPTCVRIPVANCHSETITVETERPISPEEARQLFSDFPGITVVDDLQNLSYPLPSTCDGSDEVYIGRIRRDISSPNGLSFWCVSDNLRKGAATNAVQIAELLAKHKACT, via the coding sequence GTGTTTGATACTGTCGCCATAATTGGTGCCACCGGTGCCGTCGGGCACATCATGCGGAAACTGCTGGAAGATCGGAACTTCCAGGCGAAACAATTTCGATTTCTGGCCTCAGCGCGCTCCGCAGGCAAAACACTGGAATTCCAAGGCAAAACCTACACTCTCGAAGAATTGACCAAAGATTCCTTCGCTGGAGTCGAACTGGTCATCGCTTCCACTCCCGATGATGTCGCAGCAGAATTTCTTCCCTCAGCCGTGGAAGCCGGTGCCATTGTCATCGATGAATCAGGCTACTGGCGGATGAAACCCGAAGTCGCGCTGGTGATTCCGGAAATCAACCCGGAAGCCGCACTCGAAGCCAAAGGCATTATTGCCAGCCCGAACTGCTCCACCACGCAGATGGTAATGGCCCTGAAACCGCTGCACGATGCTTCCCCCGTTCGCCGTGTCATCGTCAGTACCTACCAGGCGACAAGTGGCGCTGGAATCGCAGGAACCAGCGATCTGCTGGAAGGCTCCCGGGCCTATCTGGAAGGTAAAAAACACGATTACCAGGTGTTTGACCATCCGATTGCCTTTAATGCGATCCCACAGATTGGCAGCGAAAAAGAGGACGGCTACACCAGCGAAGAAATGAAAATGGTGTACGAAACCCGCAAAATTCTGGGCGATGAATCGATCCAGATCAACCCGACCTGTGTGCGGATTCCTGTCGCAAACTGCCACAGCGAAACCATCACCGTCGAGACCGAACGCCCGATCTCGCCGGAAGAAGCCCGTCAATTATTCTCTGACTTCCCGGGAATTACCGTCGTCGATGACCTGCAGAATCTGTCGTATCCGCTGCCTTCCACCTGTGATGGCAGTGATGAAGTCTATATCGGCCGAATCCGACGTGATATTTCTTCACCGAACGGGCTCAGTTTCTGGTGCGTCAGTGATAACCTCCGTAAAGGGGCCGCCACCAACGCTGTTCAAATCGCTGAGTTGCTCGCAAAACATAAAGCCTGCACCTAA
- the lysA gene encoding diaminopimelate decarboxylase, with the protein MSAFHYQNDELFCEKVPVAQLAEEFGTPLWVYSKSDFLGRLKEIQEAFAEVDPVICYSVKANGNLSILKTMNDAGSSFDVVSGGELFRVQQAGADTSRVVFAGVGKTDEEIRQALKADILMFDVESEAELDAIARIAAELNCVGRVALRLNPDIDAKTHHKTTTGKKGNKFGMDIERATELADKVLKDEHLELTGIHMHLGSPILSTDPYAKAVKKGAEVISQLREKGHNTNWLNLGGGFGISYKTDEGPSAQTYADVIVPTIKEIGCRLALEPGRFIAGNSGVLISQIVFTKREGGKLFYIQDGGMTDLVRPAMYDSYHRVWPVKPAVPMPFDCEGEIEGCEPADVVGPVCESCDYFAKDRYLPPMERGDYLCMFSAGAYGSVMSSNYNARPRSAEILVDGSEYHVIRRRETYEELIALEQT; encoded by the coding sequence ATGTCTGCATTTCATTACCAGAATGATGAACTGTTTTGTGAAAAAGTCCCCGTCGCTCAACTAGCAGAAGAGTTTGGCACCCCGCTGTGGGTTTATTCCAAATCAGATTTTCTCGGTCGTTTGAAAGAAATTCAGGAGGCGTTTGCCGAAGTCGATCCGGTCATCTGCTATTCCGTTAAAGCCAACGGAAACCTGAGTATTCTCAAAACGATGAACGACGCCGGCAGCAGTTTTGATGTCGTGTCCGGTGGAGAACTGTTCCGAGTACAGCAGGCAGGCGCCGATACCTCGCGCGTTGTCTTCGCAGGGGTAGGCAAAACTGATGAAGAAATCCGCCAGGCATTGAAAGCGGATATCCTGATGTTCGACGTGGAAAGTGAAGCCGAACTCGATGCCATCGCTCGGATCGCCGCGGAACTGAACTGTGTGGGTCGCGTCGCTTTGCGCCTGAACCCGGATATCGACGCCAAAACACATCACAAAACAACAACCGGTAAAAAGGGCAACAAGTTCGGCATGGATATTGAACGTGCCACCGAACTGGCTGACAAAGTGCTCAAAGACGAGCACCTCGAATTAACCGGCATTCATATGCACCTGGGATCTCCCATTCTATCGACCGACCCCTATGCCAAAGCAGTCAAAAAAGGAGCTGAAGTTATCTCCCAACTGCGTGAGAAAGGTCACAACACGAACTGGCTCAACCTGGGTGGCGGCTTTGGAATCAGCTACAAAACCGACGAAGGCCCTTCTGCTCAAACTTACGCAGATGTGATCGTCCCCACGATTAAAGAAATCGGCTGTCGTCTGGCGCTGGAACCGGGCCGCTTCATTGCTGGTAATTCCGGTGTGTTGATCAGCCAGATCGTCTTTACCAAGCGGGAAGGGGGCAAACTGTTCTACATTCAGGATGGTGGCATGACCGATCTCGTCCGTCCCGCGATGTACGATTCTTACCACCGTGTCTGGCCTGTGAAACCGGCGGTTCCTATGCCTTTCGACTGCGAAGGCGAAATTGAAGGCTGTGAACCAGCTGATGTTGTCGGCCCGGTCTGCGAATCCTGTGACTATTTTGCGAAAGACCGCTATCTGCCTCCCATGGAACGAGGCGACTATCTCTGCATGTTCAGCGCAGGAGCTTACGGCTCTGTCATGAGCAGTAATTACAACGCGCGTCCTCGGAGTGCAGAAATTCTGGTCGATGGCAGCGAGTATCATGTTATTCGTCGACGGGAAACTTATGAAGAACTGATCGCACTGGAACAGACCTGA
- a CDS encoding HEAT repeat domain-containing protein, which yields MSFNNRILAAFALVILNTLSPSTYVWSQDEIPPQLQKSATISNLSADDLLLSKPETPAQMLQAVIQLTGLGHAASAKPYLEQLLKANLDQVTLLKLRDEHGPAAFLSLANNKELQPESTTLLSQMEAAFRAYATDPARINGLISDLSGTPTDRNIAIIQLKSAGSIVAPPILKQLSVSEDPARNDELAFALSQLGKPVVEPLIAALRAPENRIRKIAAEVLGDIADPSAALYLWNPAFSQSQEQSVQIAARQALSKILGKDPRNVFELNRHEAQLVLKNAALRLYKNHVEASEKQKIWVWDTTQQTVAQKELPAQEVGLIEGLRLAKEALEMSPDKQDVQTLYLAMALALEAYQVGWNNPLPEGPGTAFNLALLSGPKAVSQVLALAMKQGHTPSALAALKALGQIGSRNLLYEKLDQHSSLIAALNYPDRRVQFAAATAIMQLDPANTFPGATRVIAILTRALGGEGKQSAIVVDSSIPRGQTMAGLFHELGYETQSTQTGMAGFKAATDRMDVEFIALEYNIMRWGLSQTIANLRADSRTANIPIIIYGPLRLKNKIEYVTRHYPLVHYIVESENSDDIGTQVKPFLNSLKTPELTGELRSEYRTAALYWLSHIASSQRGRLYDLTPAEKPLLQLVSDRTLASNALITLGGIPTRTAQADLVTIVTNKTMDSDVKEIAALQLAFHIQKFGLLVDSKDVTSIRAAYQAATEPGLNTALASVMGTLMPDNKVVGERLQEFKPATPLP from the coding sequence ATGTCTTTTAATAATCGGATCCTGGCAGCATTTGCTCTGGTCATTCTCAATACCCTGAGTCCGTCTACGTACGTCTGGTCACAGGATGAAATACCTCCGCAACTTCAAAAGTCAGCTACGATTTCCAACCTGTCCGCCGATGACCTCCTGCTGTCGAAACCTGAAACGCCCGCTCAAATGCTGCAGGCTGTCATTCAGTTGACCGGACTCGGGCATGCTGCTTCAGCCAAGCCCTATCTGGAGCAACTGTTAAAAGCGAACCTCGACCAGGTCACCCTGTTGAAACTCCGTGATGAACATGGTCCCGCGGCATTTCTGTCACTGGCGAACAATAAAGAATTACAGCCGGAATCGACCACTCTACTGAGTCAGATGGAAGCAGCCTTCCGTGCTTACGCCACAGATCCCGCCCGCATCAACGGGTTAATCAGTGATCTGTCAGGAACTCCCACGGATCGTAACATTGCGATCATCCAGCTCAAATCAGCAGGATCAATCGTGGCGCCTCCCATTTTGAAACAGTTAAGTGTCAGCGAAGACCCTGCCAGAAATGACGAATTGGCATTCGCTTTATCCCAGCTGGGTAAACCGGTAGTCGAACCGTTGATCGCTGCCTTAAGGGCCCCAGAGAATCGGATCCGCAAGATTGCTGCCGAAGTTCTGGGAGACATTGCTGATCCATCTGCAGCGCTTTATCTCTGGAATCCAGCTTTTTCACAAAGTCAGGAACAGAGCGTACAAATCGCAGCCCGCCAGGCCCTCTCAAAAATTCTGGGCAAAGATCCTCGAAATGTATTTGAGCTCAACCGCCACGAAGCACAGCTGGTTTTAAAAAACGCCGCATTACGGCTTTACAAGAATCATGTTGAAGCATCGGAAAAACAGAAAATCTGGGTCTGGGATACAACACAACAGACTGTCGCACAGAAAGAGTTGCCGGCTCAGGAAGTGGGACTGATTGAAGGGCTGCGTCTGGCTAAAGAAGCCCTGGAAATGTCTCCTGACAAGCAGGACGTACAGACACTTTATCTGGCAATGGCACTCGCTTTGGAGGCCTATCAGGTCGGCTGGAATAACCCGCTGCCCGAAGGTCCGGGGACTGCCTTTAATCTAGCCTTACTATCAGGTCCCAAAGCGGTCAGCCAGGTGCTGGCGCTGGCGATGAAGCAGGGGCATACTCCCAGTGCACTGGCTGCCTTGAAAGCGCTGGGACAGATTGGTTCCCGAAACCTGCTGTATGAGAAACTGGATCAGCATTCCTCACTGATCGCTGCATTGAATTACCCCGATCGCCGGGTACAGTTCGCCGCAGCAACCGCCATCATGCAACTTGATCCAGCCAACACATTCCCGGGAGCGACGCGCGTCATCGCCATCCTGACCCGTGCCTTAGGGGGAGAAGGAAAACAGTCAGCTATCGTTGTCGACAGCAGCATTCCTCGAGGCCAGACAATGGCGGGCCTGTTTCATGAACTCGGTTATGAAACACAGTCTACACAGACCGGGATGGCAGGATTTAAAGCTGCCACCGATCGCATGGACGTTGAATTTATTGCCCTCGAATACAATATCATGCGTTGGGGCCTTTCCCAGACCATTGCCAATCTCAGGGCCGATTCCCGTACCGCAAATATTCCCATTATCATCTATGGTCCACTTCGCCTGAAAAATAAAATCGAATACGTAACGCGGCATTATCCTCTAGTGCACTATATCGTGGAATCAGAAAATTCAGATGATATCGGCACTCAGGTCAAGCCATTTCTTAACAGCCTGAAAACCCCGGAGTTAACTGGCGAACTCCGCTCAGAATATCGGACTGCCGCGCTATACTGGCTGTCGCATATCGCATCCAGCCAGAGAGGCAGGCTCTACGATCTGACACCTGCAGAAAAACCTCTATTGCAACTGGTTTCAGACCGCACTCTGGCATCAAATGCCCTGATCACTCTTGGCGGGATTCCCACCCGTACTGCCCAGGCAGATCTGGTGACGATTGTGACCAATAAGACGATGGATAGCGACGTCAAAGAAATCGCTGCCCTGCAACTGGCATTTCATATCCAGAAGTTCGGGTTGCTCGTTGATTCCAAAGATGTCACGTCGATCCGCGCTGCTTATCAGGCCGCCACAGAGCCCGGACTGAATACTGCGCTGGCATCAGTGATGGGAACCTTGATGCCTGATAATAAAGTGGTTGGCGAACGGCTGCAGGAATTTAAGCCTGCCACTCCACTTCCATGA
- a CDS encoding TlpA disulfide reductase family protein, with protein MRYPHQILSIAAGLLLITQFGCGGGDSTAPQAAGNLTDGKLDGAPADTQLESVPKASITQVSQTGSGPALTPNMVQTASLEREQRDLDDLDGDEASLVDEEIKIQELKAGSAEWNVREITRLKVQALPKTENVEELRSARVERNKKIIQLAMEAVKQTHADQEKQRLFAVCIKHLLDAHLQLALQGDQESIDALYDHSESLYKRDPKSQSAADAGFSVAKFANTSAQRFAKQDPRWIEEFVKQSRLFASRFPQETVRAPQLLQAAAETSQLYGLNKQALDCCLDLEARFPKSNEAAQVLGLSRRLKLKGHPLQLAGETIEGGFVSIDDYKGSVVLVVFWATTARPFIEQLPEIQALSQKYRKYGFEIVGVNLDLEEPAIDAFQEKTPLDWRQIFYSSRDKRGWNNPAAVFYGVRTVPMLMLVDHTGVTELVTSEAKDLEEPLRSLLRKKTAANAQ; from the coding sequence ATGAGGTATCCACATCAAATCCTTTCGATCGCAGCAGGTTTGCTGTTAATCACTCAGTTCGGTTGTGGCGGTGGAGATTCTACAGCACCACAGGCAGCTGGAAATCTCACAGACGGGAAGCTGGACGGGGCCCCCGCAGACACGCAACTGGAATCCGTGCCCAAAGCTTCTATCACTCAAGTATCTCAGACAGGGTCTGGTCCTGCGTTAACACCGAATATGGTGCAGACCGCCAGCCTGGAACGCGAGCAGCGCGACCTCGACGATCTGGATGGAGATGAAGCTTCCCTGGTGGATGAAGAAATAAAAATTCAGGAACTGAAAGCAGGCTCTGCCGAATGGAATGTGCGGGAGATTACCCGACTGAAAGTTCAGGCACTTCCAAAAACGGAGAATGTCGAAGAGCTGAGATCTGCCCGTGTAGAGCGGAATAAGAAAATCATTCAACTGGCGATGGAAGCGGTCAAACAGACGCATGCTGATCAAGAAAAGCAACGCCTGTTCGCTGTTTGTATTAAACATCTTCTGGACGCCCATCTGCAACTGGCATTACAAGGCGATCAGGAAAGCATTGATGCGTTATACGATCATTCTGAGTCCCTGTATAAACGCGATCCCAAATCACAGTCTGCTGCAGATGCCGGTTTCTCTGTGGCTAAGTTTGCCAATACGAGCGCACAGCGATTTGCTAAACAGGATCCTCGCTGGATTGAAGAGTTTGTCAAGCAGTCGCGTCTGTTTGCGTCACGGTTTCCACAGGAAACTGTCCGTGCTCCCCAACTGCTGCAGGCAGCCGCAGAAACAAGTCAGTTATACGGTTTGAATAAACAGGCTTTGGATTGCTGTCTTGATCTGGAAGCACGCTTCCCCAAGAGTAATGAGGCCGCGCAGGTGCTCGGCTTGTCCCGTCGTCTGAAGCTGAAAGGTCATCCTCTGCAGCTGGCAGGAGAAACCATTGAGGGGGGATTTGTTTCGATTGATGATTATAAAGGAAGTGTGGTTCTGGTTGTCTTCTGGGCAACGACAGCGCGGCCCTTTATCGAACAACTACCCGAGATTCAGGCGTTATCACAAAAGTACCGTAAGTATGGATTTGAAATTGTCGGTGTGAATCTGGATCTGGAAGAACCTGCCATTGATGCCTTTCAGGAAAAGACACCTCTGGACTGGCGTCAGATCTTTTATTCTTCCCGCGACAAGCGTGGCTGGAACAATCCCGCAGCGGTATTTTACGGCGTTCGCACCGTGCCGATGCTGATGCTGGTGGATCATACAGGAGTTACGGAGCTGGTGACATCGGAGGCGAAAGACCTGGAAGAGCCATTGCGATCACTCTTGCGAAAGAAGACCGCTGCCAACGCGCAGTAG